The Metallosphaera hakonensis JCM 8857 = DSM 7519 genome includes the window AGTGAGATCTCAGGCCACCCTGGTGGAAACCAAGGATGTCAGAATCGTAATAGACCCTGCCGTGTCCTTAGCGCCAAGAAGATATGGATTGCCTCCACACCAGATGGAAGTTGACGCATTAACCGAGCTCGCTCGAAGGATCACAGAGGTATCAAGCCTGGCCGACGTCCTGGTAGTTACCCATTACCACTACGATCACCACGATCCAGGTTACGTTATACCCAAGGATATTTATAAGGGGAAGATTGTTCTCATAAAAGATCCCGAATCATATATTAACCCAAGTCAGGGAAAGATAAGAGCCCCGAAATTTCTTAGGTCCATTAGGGATCTCCCGAAGGAGATCAATTACGCTGATGGAAAGGAGTACAGGTTCTGGAACACCAAGATAAAGATATCCCATCCGGTTCCGCATGGAGCAGATGTGAGGCTCGGATACGTTATTCAAGTTCACGTCAGTGATGGAGATTCCTCAGTCCTCTTCACTTCGGACGTTGAGGGTGTTCCCAGCGAGCAACACGTGGAATTTACATTAAAGACGAGCCCCAATCTTATTGTTATTGACGGACCCCTAAGTTACTTAGTTGGTAGAGCCCTCACGGAGGACCAACTACAGACTTCCATCAAGAACATGGAGAAATTAGCTAAGTCGGGTCTTGAAACAATGGTAGTTGATCACCACGTCTTAAGGGATTTGAAATATAGGGAGGTACTCTCTGAGCTTTACACAGTTGCAGGCTCATCAGGAGTGAAAGTCGCAACTGCGGCTGAATTGCTGGGAAAAGAGGTAAATCAATTGGAAGCGAGGCGGAGGGAGTTGTTCTCCAAAGATAATAGACCCGCTAGGATACCCAGAAACCTTGCGTCTTTACTTAAAACAGACCAGTAGGAACTGGGAACAATAAGGAGAGGGCATATCCTGCAAGGTAACTTCCCATTAGAGCCAATATCCCCGTACCAACCTGTTCTAGGGCTCCTCTAGGCCTCGACAAACCCGTGTACCTTGTTGAAGCAACTCCAAATACGCTCAAGGTGATCAAGATGAAGGCCACAGAGATGATTAGGGCGAGATCGAAGCCTATTTTTAGGGCTACGTCTACTCCAAAGGGGATCAACGGTATTAAACCACCAACCACTAGGTAGAAAGCCATAATGAGGCCCAGCTTTGCTGGACGCTCAAACTCCTCTGGAAATATTTTCAGCTCATGGATTAGCATTTCGTGAAGCACGACGTCCTTGTTCTTCATTAGTATCTCAGCTATCCTCTCAGACTCTTCCCTAGAGAATCCCTTCTCTTGATAGAAGGAGATCAATTCGTCCTTTTCCTTCTCTGGGTAGTTCTCTATCTCATAGTTCTCCTTCTTAATCTCGTTCCCGAACACCTGCATCCTGACCCTCGTGGAGATGTACTCTCCAACACCCATTGAGAAGGCCTGTGCTATTGTAGCTATGAGACCAGTTATTAATACGAGTAGGGAGTTATGGGAGAAACCCGCTGCACCCAGCGCAATGCTCCCCACACCGATTAGACCGTCCTGAACCCCGAAAACCTTGGTCCTAAATACGTCCGCTTCCTCAGTTCTATGTTGAACCTCTTTGTGCTGTTCAGCCATACACACGATTTGCTCTTATTCATTTAAAAGTATTGCGTAATTTACGATTTATCGTAGTTAACCTTGTAAGTTTCTTCGTCCACCCTGGAGATCAGTCCAGAGTAAACACCCCATTCAAGAAGGATAAGTTGAAGCTCGTATCTTCCCTCCGGTTTGTTGTAGGCCTGAACCCCTTTCTTCTCCAAGGCTTCCATGAGCTTATCAATGGTGAACTGGCCTAACTCTAAGGCAGTGGCAAAGGGTTCAGTTCTCATGAGGCTACCCCTCAATATTTCCTTTCTCCTCCTGATGTTAGACTTAAGGAACTCGGATCCCTTATCTGTTATAATGATGTCTCCCTCACCAACGGTAGCAAAGCCCATATAGTTGGCAGCGTAGACTATGGGCATTAAATCATCTACGTCCACTTCCATCTCCTTCTCCACCTGATATAGATCTGCTTTACCCCCGAAAACGTTTTGAAGAATAGACAAGAGGCCAAGAAGATCAGCTATTCTTGCATCTGAGCTAATAACGTTCATAACTAGTAAGGTATGTCAAATCCAATATTTCAATCTTTCTTAATTATTGGAGACTCTCGATTCCGTGAACCTCTGAGCATCCCTAGCGATTCTGTAAACTCCTTATGTGGATCTGGTGGTTAGAAAAGATATCCACTGGAAGTCTAGCGAGCAGAGTATTTCCATACTCTTCATGGACATGTTTCCTAGATCTTGGTACACCAAGATCTCTCTTTGCCCATAACGAGGATCTAAGGCTTCTACGAACAGATGTGTAGAAAACTCAATTCTGGGCGAAAGACGCAACAGTATCCCATTGCTCCCGAGTTTTAGTAAGAGATCGTTCCCTCACATCTCTACAGAGAAGAGATTACGGATGTTCAACTTCCATAGACTCATATTACAGGAACGTAATTTGGCTTAAGCAGCGTGGACGGTAATATTCTTAGTTATCCCTGAAGGTTATGGCGTCTTATCCACCCTCCACGGAAGGTGATTTTCGTTCTCTTAACTTGCGTCGAGTTAGGGCCTCCTTAGTCCATAAAATAACGTAAGAGCCTGGAAAAACGTAAAACCCGAGTAACATGAGTACGTCTAGGGAAGTGATACGCGGGTTAGTGCCAAATTCCTCTAATGCAACGATATGCGCTCCAGAGAGGGTGGAGGCCAGGATAGCGAGGATACCTAGAATCACACCTACGTTAATGGCCCATGTAACTCCTCTCTCAATTAGATAAGCTAACGAAATTAATACTAAAGTAACCATGTATGTGCTTACAGTGAGAAATGACGGAACAAGGTTAAGAAGCAGAGCGCCCCCTAATGCCAAGGAAACGGCCGAACCCAAGAGGAGCCAGGA containing:
- a CDS encoding VIT1/CCC1 transporter family protein, giving the protein MAEQHKEVQHRTEEADVFRTKVFGVQDGLIGVGSIALGAAGFSHNSLLVLITGLIATIAQAFSMGVGEYISTRVRMQVFGNEIKKENYEIENYPEKEKDELISFYQEKGFSREESERIAEILMKNKDVVLHEMLIHELKIFPEEFERPAKLGLIMAFYLVVGGLIPLIPFGVDVALKIGFDLALIISVAFILITLSVFGVASTRYTGLSRPRGALEQVGTGILALMGSYLAGYALSLLFPVPTGLF
- a CDS encoding AAA-associated domain-containing protein → MNVISSDARIADLLGLLSILQNVFGGKADLYQVEKEMEVDVDDLMPIVYAANYMGFATVGEGDIIITDKGSEFLKSNIRRRKEILRGSLMRTEPFATALELGQFTIDKLMEALEKKGVQAYNKPEGRYELQLILLEWGVYSGLISRVDEETYKVNYDKS